Proteins from a genomic interval of Topomyia yanbarensis strain Yona2022 unplaced genomic scaffold, ASM3024719v1 HiC_scaffold_127, whole genome shotgun sequence:
- the LOC131694730 gene encoding uncharacterized protein LOC131694730, translated as MVFTHPNKTQKLMMSTVGQEESNLDSTGYDCALCDKPNHADKQMVYCKTCKRWFHFFCVGVTEAIKDVSWNCEGCQNNPDANSGIEDGNESNDSILDIANVGFKSNEMWLANEQEQEKVDQDHKRDLELMKEIKRSNFRRELKRQELQHLADLELEREILEMKRIADEKFRKMKEELSIQYSSRNTAGATDIGDKLSRDEAKRETLWMDSMRNPGKQRQQPMPADYRGAYPKSSTPAVENHLGNPPPRKLGTTSSRNPHIRSKKVLQREPSLYDNRDSSCGDDSDSEGSYVEERWERPERKLTKAHLAARKGPFQKLPFFTGRPEEWPMFFSSWHNSNKACNWSNLENLGRLQDSIKGAALEAVRSRLLLPEMVPAVIETLKNLYGRPEQLLQTLVAKAKRADPPRIDRLQTFIKFGVVVQQLSDHLTAAGLRDHLVNPMLIHELVDKLPSSTKLEWVRYKRQRAIVTLATFADFLSEIVSEASEVTLFTEMQPEQNRRDAKDRREHTRRDRQPEGFLHTHFGEGEDWCPAVQKQYDRKSEELEDKRKLCRVCNRTDHRIRYCEDFRKLSWDQRMREVNRWKLCNICLNEHGQTRCRFKIKCTVGTCQERHHPLLHPPNHQRYLTPVTTDCNAHDLQSNQPVLFRMVPVRLTNGKRFVDVIAFLDEGASYSLVEREVAEHIKLEGESQPILVKWTAGMTRMERDSKRVDLSISGRNSMKQFALKNVHTVDQLKLPKQTLDYTHVAAKYSHLKGLPVTDYRSGTPKILIGLKHLHVYAPLESRIGNAGEPIAVRTHLGWTVYGPQEGGESSTTFSCHHDVQRAADLELHELLRSHYVLEESGISVTMLPESVDDRRARKILEETTVWVGDRYETGLLWKKDHPELPDSYPMAVKRMQNLEKKLSKNPELQRNVSQQINQYLEKGYAHKLTVQDTEDAVPGKLWYLPLNVVLNSKKPNKVRLVWDAAAAVKGISLNSALLKGPDLLTNLPVVLYHFRERPIAFGGDITEMYHQIQIRRSDKQSQRFLFRNDPSGPPQTYVMDVATFGSTSSPCSAQYIKNKNAREFIEQFPDAVEAIIGKHYVDDYLDSTDTVESAIKRAVEVRMIHSKAGFRIRSWVSNSAAFLEELGEPRTDKLVHFSSDKTTTTERVLGVSWDASEDVFVFSTKLRSDLEPFITGSKRPTKRQVSSCVMSFFDPHGFLAPFTIHGKLIIQDLWRSGCSWDEKIDDDSADKWNRWTAAMLAVDKLRIPRCYFSSALPQDRENLQLHVFVDASETAYGCVAYFRAVIDGKPRCALVASKAKVAPLQHLSIPRLELLAAVIGARLSQSIKTGHSFPITRTFLWTDSRTVLAWIQSDHRKYKQFVAFRIGEILSQVGPDDWRWLPSKMNSADVLTKWKPGQPLDSNGEYVKGHEFLHRPMQYWPPEETVTPNPKEELRAVHLFHEIVSTQTLIDSTRFSCWNVLIRTVACIFRFISNCRTKKLHQRIAALPASPRLLKVINKPLTAVVTPLTREEYRSAENYLWRMVQQETFGDEVKILFKNRGLPPERWYALERCSPLFKLSPMLDEHNVIRLESRSAHAEFISFELRFPIVLPKDHDVTKKLLLFYHKKFGHANRETVVNEIRQRFYIPKLRAAVLQVSKKCIWCRVHKCSPTFPRMAPLPDQRLTSRMRPFSFVGIDYFGPLNVTVGRRNEKRWVALMTCLTTRAIHMEVAHGLTSQACIMAIRRFMCRRGVPLEFFSDNGTNFQAVSKEFGRLGRQIDIDCAEAFTDARTQWHFNPPSAPHMGGSWERLVRSAKEAMKAFDDGRKLTDEVLLTVLAESEEMINSRPLTYMPQESAEEEALTPNHFLRGLPSDERKLEPVAVNPAEALRDQYKRSQQLADVLWQRWVKEYIPTINRRTKWYEDSEPIAVGDLVYITDGSSRRCWTRGVVEQLIRGRDGRVRQAMVRTNRRILRRAVTKLAVLELGGKSGQGTELGPELREGGLLAPLH; from the exons AT GGTTTTTACTCATCCGAACAAAACTCAAAAATTAATGATGAGTACGGTTGGACAGGAGGAATCTAACCTAGATTCAACAGGCTATGACTGTGCACTTTGTGACAAGCCGAACCACGCCGACAAGCAAATGGTTTATTGCAAAACCTGTAAGCGCTGGTTCCACTTTTTCTGCGTAGGTGTCACAGAAGCAATTAAGGACGTTTCATGGAATTGCGAGGGCTGTCAAAATAATCCGGATGCGAATTCTGGCATAGAAGATGGAAATGAGTCGAACGATTCCATTCTCGACATTGCAAACGTTGGTTTCAAGAGCAATGAAATGTGGCTGGCCAACGAGCAGGAGCAAGAAAAGGTCGATCAGGACCACAAACGTGACCTGGAACTTATGAAGGAGATAAAGCGAAGTAATTTCCGCCGGGAGTTGAAGCGCCAGGAGCTGCAACATCTGGCAGATCTTGAACTTGAACGCGAGATATTAGAGATGAAGCGGATAGCTGATGAAAAGTTCCGGAAAATGAAGGAGGAACTGTCAATACAGTATAGTAGCAGAAATACTGCGGGGGCAACAGACATTGGCGACAAACTCAGTCGGGACGAGGCAAAAAGGGAAACATTGTGGATGGATTCGATGCGAAACCCGGGAAAACAAAGGCAGCAACCAATGCCTGCTGATTACCGTGGCGCTTATCCAAAAAGCTCCACACCTGCTGTCGAAAACCACCTGGGCAATCCACCGCCACGAAAGCTGGGCACTACTTCGTCGCGAAATCCGCACATACGATCCAAAAAGGTATTACAACGTGAGCCTTCGTTGTACGATAACCGTGACTCGTCGTGTGGCGATGATTCGGATAGCGAAGGCAGCTATGTAGAAGAACGATGGGAGCGACCAGAGAGAAAACTAACGAAAGCACACTTAGCGGCCAGAAAAGGGCCATTTCAGAAGCTTCCATTCTTTACGGGAAGGCCCGAAGAGTGGCCAATGTTCTTCAGCAGTTGGCACAACAGTAATAAAGCCTGCAACTGGTCAAATTTGGAAAATCTTGGCAGATTGCAGGACAGTATCAAAGGGGCCGCGCTCGAAGCGGTGAGAAGCAGATTGTTATTACCGGAAATGGTGCCAGCCGTCATCGAGACTCTTAAAAACCTATATGGTCGACCGGAACAACTTCTCCAGACACTAGTAGCAAAGGCAAAAAGAGCGGACCCCCCACGCATCGACCGATTGCAGACGTTCATCAAGTTCGGCGTCGTTGTACAGCAACTTAGCGACCACCTAACTGCAGCCGGCCTCCGGGACCACCTGGTAAACCCCATGCTGATTCATGAGCTTGTGGATAAACTTCCATCTAGCACTAAGCTTGAGTGGGTGCGCTACAAACGACAGCGAGCTATAGTGACTTTGGCAACATTTGCGGATTTTTTGTCAGAGATCGTATCGGAGGCCAGTGAAGTGACGCTCTTCACCGAAATGCAGCCGGAGCAAAACCGCCGGGATGCCAAGGACAGACGCGAACATACGCGCAGAGACAGACAACCGGAAGGGTTCCTGCACACACATTTCGGCGAGGGGGAAGACTGGTGTCCGGCTGTCCAAAAGCAGTACGACAGAAAATCAGAAGAGCTGGAGGATAAGCGTAAACTCTGTCGAGTCTGCAATCGGACAGATCATCGAATTCGCTACTGCGAAGATTTTCGTAAGCTCTCCTGGGACCAACGAATGAGGGAGGTAAACAGGTGGAAATTATGCAACATTTGCCTGAACGAACATGGTCAGACGCGATGTCGTTTCAAGATTAAATGTACCGTTGGGACCTGCCAAGAACGACATCATCCATTGCTTCATCCGCCGAACCATCAGCGCTATTTGACACCTGTGACAACAGATTGCAACGCCCATGATTTGCAGTCAAATCAACCAGTTCTATTTCGAATGGTTCCGGTCAGGCTGACCAACGGTAAGCGGTTCGTGGACGTGATCGCCTTTCTCGATGAGGGCGCATCCTATTCGCTTGTGGAAAGGGAAGTGGCAGAACATATTAAGCTAGAAGGGGAGTCACAGCCAATTCTGGTGAAATGGACTGCCGGAATGACACGTATGGAACGTGACTCAAAACGTGTTGATCTGTCGATCTCGGGGCGAAATTCGATGAAGCAATtcgctttgaaaaatgttcacacagttgatcaactaaaactaccAAAGCAAACGTTGGACTACACGCATGTTGCAGCAAAATATAGTCACTTGAAAGGTTTGCCTGTGACCGATTATCGTAGTGGTACTCCAAAAATTTTGATTGGTCTGAAACATCTACATGTTTACGCCCCTCTGGAATCACGTATTGGAAATGCAGGTGAACCAATTGCAGTGCGTACTCATCTTGGATGGACAGTTTATGGTCCACAGGAAGGTGGCGAGTCTTCGACAACATTTTCCTGTCATCATGATGTTCAGCGAGCGGCGGATCTTGAACTCCATGAACTACTTCGGAGCCATTACGTGCTGGAGGAATCTGGAATATCAGTTACCATGCTTCCGGAATCAGTCGATGATCGCCGCGCTcgcaaaatattagaggaaactACCGTCTGGGTGGGAGACCGTTACGAAACCGGTCTTTTGTGGAAGAAAGACCACCCTGAATTACCGGACAGCTACCCCATGGCAGTGAAGCGAATGCAAAATCTGGAAAAGAAGCTGTCCAAGAATCCTGAATTGCAAAGGAACGTGTCCCAGCAAATCAATCAGTATTTGGAAAAGGGATACGCACACAAATTAACGGTGCAGGATACAGAGGACGCGGTACCAGGTAAACTTTGGTACCTTCCATTGAACGTGGTACTCAACTCGAAGAAACCAAACAAGGTTCGTCTGGTTTGGGATGCGGCAGCAGCAGTCAAAGGAATCTCGCTCAATTCAGCATTACTCAAGGGACCGGATCTACTCACTAACCTGCCCGTCGTGCTGTATCATTTCCGTGAGCGGCCAATCGCTTTTGGGGGCGACATCACTGAAATGTATCACCAGATTCAGATCAGGCGGAGTGATAAGCAGTCACAGCGGTTTCTTTTTCGAAACGACCCATCCGGTCCCCCACAAACCTACGTAATGGACGTGGCAACCTTTGGATCAACGTCATCTCCGTGCTCCGCGCAgtacataaaaaataaaaatgcgcGAGAGTTTATTGAGCAGTTTCCGGATGCGGTAGAAGCGATTATTGGCAAGCACTACGTCGACGATTACTTAGACAGCACCGATACTGTCGAGAGTGCGATCAAACGAGCAGTCGAAGTAAGGATGATCCATTCCAAGGCTGGATTCCGCATTCGTAGTTGGGTCTCTAACTCTGCTGCCTTTCTTGAAGAACTAGGCGAGCCTAGAACAGACAAACTGGTTCACTTCAGTTCCGACAAAACTACCACTACTGAGCGTGTTCTAGGGGTTTCATGGGATGCGTCGGAAGATGTTTTCGTGTTCTCAACTAAACTACGAAGTGATCTTGAACCGTTCATTACGGGAAGCAAGCGGCCAACGAAGCGCCAAGTATCCAGCTGCGTCATGAGCTTCTTTGATCCTCACGGTTTCCTAGCTCCATTTACGATTCACGGAAAGCTGATCATCCAAGACTTGTGGCGGAGCGGGTGCTCTTGGGATGagaaaattgacgacgattctGCTGACAAGTGGAACCGATGGACTGCGGCAATGCTGGCAGTCGATAAATTAAGAATACCCCGTTGCTATTTCTCTTCAGCACTCCCACAGGACCGCGAAAACTTGCAGCTACACGTTTTTGTTGATGCAAGCGAAACCGCCTACGGTTGTGTCGCATATTTTCGAGCCGTGATTGATGGTAAGCCTAGGTGTGCACTAGTCGCATCCAAAGCAAAAGTTGCGCCGTTGCAGCATCTGTCTATTCCTAGATTGGAACTACTAGCGGCAGTTATTGGTGCTAGGTTATCCCAGTCAATTAAGACAGGACACTCTTTTCCCATCACTAGAACCTTCCTATGGACCGACTCTCGGACGGTATTGGCGTGGATTCAATCAGACCACCGGAAATACAAACAGTTCGTGGCGTTCCGCATAGGTGAAATTCTCAGTCAGGTAGGCCCCGATGATTGGCGCTGGCTCCCAAGCAAAATGAACAGCGCTGATGTATTAACGAAATGGAAACCCGGTCAGCCTTTGGATTCAAACGGTGAATATGTGAAAGGACACGAATTTCTGCACCGTCCGATGCAATATTGGCCTCCTGAAGAAACTGTGACACCAAATCCAAAGGAAGAGCTTCGAGCCGTTCATTTGTTTCACGAAATAGTTTCCACTCAAACGCTTATTGACTCCACCCGCTTTTCATGTTGGAACGTTTTAATTAGAACGGTTGCCTGTATTTTTCGGTTCATTTCGAACTGTCGCACGAAAAAATTACACCAACGAATTGCAGCGTTGCCTGCCTCACCGAGGCTCTTGAAGGTTATAAACAAGCCATTGACAGCAGTAGTGACCCCACTTACCAGAGAGGAATATCGAAGTGCTGAAAATTACCTATGGAGAATGGTTCAACAAGAGACCTTTGGCGACGAAGTAAAGATCTTGTTCAAGAATCGCGGTTTGCCTCCCGAGCGATGGTACGCTTTAGAACGTTGCAGTCCTCTATTCAAACTATCACCGATGTTGGATGAGCATAATGTTATCCGGTTGGAGAGTCGATCTGCACATGCTGAATTTATTTCGTTCGAGCTGAGATTTCCGATTGTGCTCCCTAAAGACCATGACGTCACTAAGAAGCTTTTACTTTTCTACCACAAGAAATTTGGTCACGCTAATCGTGAGACGGTAGTGAACGAGATTCGACAGCGCTTTTATATCCCGAAATTGCGCGCAGCAGTACTACAGGTATCGAAGAAATGCATCTGGTGTCGAGTCCACAAATGTTCTCCAACATTTCCCAGAATGGCACCTTTGCCCGATCAGAGGCTCACGTCGAGAATGCGACCATTTAGTTTCGTGGGCATCGACTATTTTGGGCCACTCAACGTTACTGTCGGACGGCGGAACGAAAAGCGATGGGTGGCATTGATGACGTGCTTGACCACTAGAGCCATACACATGGAGGTTGCTCACGGTCTCACCAGCCAGGCGTGCATCATGGCCATACGTAGATTTATGTGTCGCAGAGGAGTCCCCCTTGAATTCTTTTCGGATAAtgggacaaattttcaagctgTAAGTAAAGAGTTTGGAAGGCTAGGAAGACAAATTGACATCGATTGCGCGGAAGCTTTCACGGATGCTCGAACGCAGTGGCACTTCAACCCACCTTCGGCCCCTCACATGGGTGGTAGCTGGGAAAGGCTGGTGAGGTCTGCAAAGGAGGCAATGAAGGCATTCGATGATGGAAGAAAACTAACCGACGAAGTGTTGTTGACTGTTTTGGCAGAATCGGAAGAAATGATCAACTCTCGGCCGTTGACGTACATGCCTCAGGAGTCAGCGGAGGAAGAGGCCTTGACACCTAATCATTTCCTTCGTGGACTGCCATCCGATGAACGCAAGTTGGAACCTGTAGCCGTCAACCCGGCTGAAGCTCTTAGGGACCAGTACAAGAGATCACAACAACTGGCAGATGTGCTGTGGCAGCGATGGGTGAAAGAATATATTCCTACCATCAACCGTCGGACTAAGTGGTATGAAGATTCCGAGCCGATTGCTGTAGGTGATTTAGTGTATATAACGGATGGAAGCAGCCGCAGATGCTGGACTCGTGGTGTTGTGGAACAGTTGATTCGAGGTCGCGACGGGAGAGTACGCCAGGCGATGGTCAGAACGAACAGAAGGATACTGCGTCGCGCGGTGACAAAGCTAGCGGTACTAGAGCTAGGTGGTAAATCTGGCCAAGGAACCGAGCTTGGACCAGAGTTACGGGAGGGGGGATTATTGGCACCACTGCACTGA